One part of the Pseudoalteromonas ulvae UL12 genome encodes these proteins:
- a CDS encoding substrate-binding periplasmic protein, with protein MRLICLWLCGLCASCSVLKAEEVSVGYVYQGEQYHISGRKVNGIYVFNQQSDRVLKLVTLDWPPYIGEHLCNKGWVFQFTVALLVSKGFEVQISFLPWARAVREVELGHADILFPEYFIEDASPSDTIIGKKRHQLLALSNEFPGGEIGFLKRKGEPDKFEGNLANLQKERIGVVRGYQNTPEFDAMMDNNQFNELKVVDDLQLMRILQAKRVDLIIGDPKVLKYSVNYSDLSTAEKTMLLNSVEEVKPALKYNALYFALSKKIPNWPTLLKEINTALYEFQNSGETDRIMETASRACR; from the coding sequence ATGCGCTTGATTTGTTTGTGGCTGTGTGGCTTATGCGCCTCGTGCTCGGTGCTCAAGGCCGAAGAAGTGTCTGTAGGGTATGTATATCAAGGAGAGCAGTACCACATATCAGGCCGTAAAGTGAATGGTATTTATGTCTTTAATCAGCAGTCTGATCGTGTATTAAAACTGGTGACCCTAGATTGGCCACCCTACATTGGCGAGCACTTGTGTAATAAAGGCTGGGTCTTTCAATTTACCGTAGCACTTTTAGTGAGCAAAGGGTTTGAGGTGCAAATCAGTTTTTTACCTTGGGCAAGGGCGGTACGCGAAGTCGAGCTGGGGCACGCTGATATTTTATTTCCTGAATATTTCATTGAAGATGCATCACCTTCAGACACTATTATTGGCAAAAAACGCCATCAATTATTAGCTTTATCAAATGAGTTTCCGGGCGGCGAGATTGGTTTTTTAAAACGTAAAGGTGAACCCGATAAATTTGAGGGCAACCTAGCGAACTTGCAAAAAGAGCGGATTGGTGTGGTGAGGGGTTATCAAAATACGCCAGAGTTTGATGCCATGATGGATAATAATCAATTTAACGAACTGAAAGTCGTCGATGATCTACAGCTGATGAGAATCCTGCAAGCAAAACGAGTTGATTTGATTATTGGCGACCCAAAGGTATTAAAGTATTCCGTCAATTATTCTGACTTAAGCACGGCAGAAAAAACAATGTTATTAAACAGTGTTGAAGAAGTTAAACCTGCATTGAAATACAACGCACTGTATTTTGCGCTCAGTAAAAAAATACCTAACTGGCCAACTCTGCTTAAAGAAATAAATACTGCTTTATATGAATTTCAAAACTCAGGTGAGACTGATCGCATTATGGAGACAGCCTCTCGCGCTTGCCGATAA
- the sbcD gene encoding exonuclease subunit SbcD, whose amino-acid sequence MKILHTSDWHLGQHFMGKSRQHEHAAFIDWLLNTVQEYAIDGVIIAGDVFDTGAPPSYARELYNRFVVKMNQLGCPLLVLAGNHDSVATLNESKGLLAYLNAQVVTSAQDNPQQQVVVINNQANQPGALVCAIPFIRPKDVLKSQAGESADYKQQALGRAIADHYQAVYQAALDKKAELGLPLPIIATGHLTAMGVKSSDSVREIYIGTLDGFAASEFPPADYIALGHIHRPQVVAKSAHIRYCGSPIALSFDELGTQKNVLIAEFSEDKLSAVTPVTVPAFQAMAVIKGDLNDITHALEAYQQQSNVTWLCIEVQTDDYLSDLQQRIAALCEGKPVEVLQLRRSRSARQTALTQQQQEVLTELSPLDVFERRLAQETLTDDCEPRLARLRQHFARIVAKVAQGANE is encoded by the coding sequence ATGAAAATCCTGCACACCTCCGATTGGCATTTAGGCCAACACTTTATGGGCAAAAGTCGGCAACATGAGCATGCTGCCTTTATAGATTGGCTGCTCAATACCGTTCAAGAATATGCGATCGATGGTGTCATTATTGCTGGTGATGTATTTGATACGGGGGCGCCGCCCAGTTATGCCCGCGAACTGTATAACCGGTTTGTGGTAAAAATGAATCAGCTTGGTTGCCCGTTGCTTGTTCTTGCTGGAAATCATGACTCAGTGGCGACATTAAATGAATCAAAGGGTTTGTTAGCTTATCTTAATGCTCAGGTTGTGACGTCAGCCCAAGATAATCCACAGCAACAAGTGGTGGTAATAAATAACCAAGCAAATCAACCTGGTGCTTTGGTGTGTGCAATTCCGTTTATTCGTCCTAAAGATGTATTAAAAAGTCAGGCGGGAGAATCAGCCGATTACAAACAACAAGCACTTGGACGCGCCATTGCTGACCATTATCAGGCTGTTTACCAAGCTGCACTTGATAAAAAAGCCGAGCTCGGATTGCCACTTCCGATTATTGCAACTGGCCATTTAACAGCAATGGGTGTGAAAAGCTCTGACTCAGTGAGAGAAATCTACATTGGCACACTCGATGGATTTGCAGCCAGTGAATTTCCTCCTGCTGACTACATTGCTTTGGGTCATATCCATCGACCGCAAGTTGTCGCCAAATCAGCTCACATTCGATATTGCGGCTCGCCCATCGCATTGAGTTTTGATGAGTTGGGTACGCAAAAAAATGTCTTAATTGCTGAATTTTCAGAAGATAAATTGTCGGCCGTCACCCCAGTAACTGTTCCAGCTTTTCAAGCCATGGCGGTGATAAAAGGGGATTTGAACGATATAACCCATGCGCTTGAAGCCTATCAGCAACAAAGTAACGTCACTTGGCTATGCATTGAAGTGCAAACGGATGATTATTTGTCAGATTTACAACAGCGAATAGCCGCGCTCTGTGAGGGAAAACCGGTTGAAGTGTTGCAACTGCGTCGCTCACGCAGTGCGCGGCAAACAGCATTGACTCAACAGCAACAAGAAGTGTTAACTGAGCTTAGCCCTCTGGATGTGTTTGAACGGCGCTTAGCACAAGAAACATTGACTGACGATTGCGAGCCTCGCCTCGCTCGGCTGCGGCAACATTTTGCCCGAATTGTTGCCAAAGTAGCGCAAGGAGCAAATGAGTAA
- a CDS encoding GlxA family transcriptional regulator, with amino-acid sequence MPTNNQGQEPIKIALLVYPHMLATSLTLPLEMLRAGEAYALRHNPQAVTLSIELVGQTLASIDSRAGVTIKPDVALDEAAMADIVIAPSLWRNPRPVLRTNLALVDWLKTLWQQGSTLIGVGTGACFLAESGLLDHHSATTHWHYVDQFKRDYPKVVLKPDFFITQSERIYCAASLNALADIVVHLIDQFYGRSAANHVERNFSHEIRKPYEEQRYLEGAVDRHPDELIAQIQFWMRTNLSSQATLAQVAQQFGISQRTFTRRFKAATGTRATEFWQQLKINAAKELLSSSNLSIQEIADMVGYLDQGHLTRIFKQALGATPTEYRAMVRKKLFS; translated from the coding sequence ATGCCTACGAATAACCAAGGCCAAGAGCCGATCAAAATTGCGTTACTGGTTTACCCGCACATGCTGGCAACCAGTTTGACATTACCGCTAGAAATGCTGAGGGCGGGGGAAGCGTATGCACTGCGTCATAACCCTCAAGCGGTAACATTATCGATTGAGTTAGTTGGGCAAACGTTGGCCAGTATTGATTCGCGTGCAGGCGTCACAATTAAACCTGATGTGGCCTTGGATGAAGCCGCTATGGCAGACATTGTCATTGCGCCTAGCTTGTGGCGCAATCCTCGGCCAGTGTTACGAACTAACCTCGCATTAGTTGATTGGTTGAAAACACTTTGGCAACAAGGGTCTACTTTAATTGGTGTTGGCACGGGAGCGTGCTTTTTAGCTGAGTCTGGTTTACTTGATCATCATTCAGCGACAACCCATTGGCATTATGTTGATCAATTTAAGCGTGACTACCCGAAAGTGGTGCTCAAGCCTGATTTTTTCATTACACAATCTGAGCGTATTTATTGTGCGGCCAGTTTAAATGCCTTGGCTGATATTGTGGTGCATCTAATTGACCAATTTTATGGTCGCAGTGCTGCCAATCATGTTGAGCGAAATTTTTCACATGAAATACGTAAGCCCTATGAAGAGCAGCGCTACTTAGAAGGAGCGGTTGACCGCCACCCCGATGAACTGATCGCACAAATTCAGTTTTGGATGCGCACGAATTTATCTTCTCAAGCAACGCTTGCACAAGTTGCACAGCAATTTGGCATCAGCCAGCGTACTTTTACCCGTCGCTTCAAAGCAGCGACGGGCACCCGTGCGACAGAGTTTTGGCAACAGCTTAAAATTAATGCGGCTAAAGAGTTGTTAAGTTCGTCAAATCTGTCAATTCAAGAAATCGCTGATATGGTCGGTTATCTCGACCAAGGCCATTTGACTCGAATCTTCAAACAGGCTTTGGGGGCGACGCCGACCGAGTATCGTGCGATGGTCCGCAAGAAACTATTTAGTTAA